A single region of the Brachypodium distachyon strain Bd21 chromosome 3, Brachypodium_distachyon_v3.0, whole genome shotgun sequence genome encodes:
- the LOC112271588 gene encoding uncharacterized protein LOC112271588: MDEKVRLECVAAHEIAELNEALEEEQANREAIESLTKELAKIKDSYENAMCLANDYYARICEIEYCHRNPFENFDKLEKDHKSLTSEYKSLKESSDHLHLLYSLVKKLISNDKDA, from the coding sequence ATGGACGAGAAGGTAAGACTTGAGTGCGTGGCCGCTCATGAGATTGCGGAGCTTAATGAAgctcttgaggaagaacaagcaaataggGAAGCTATTGAGTCTCTTACTAAGGAACTTGCTAAAATTAAAGATTCCTATGAGAATGCTATGTGCCTTGCTAATGATTACTATGCTAGGATATGTGAAATTGAGTATTGTCATAGGAACCCTTTTGAGaactttgacaaacttgaaaaggATCACAAGTCCTTGACAAGTGAGTACAAGTCTCTCAAAGAGTCTTCTgatcatcttcatcttctatattctcttgttaagaaattaatttctaatgataaagatgcttAA